From the genome of Xyrauchen texanus isolate HMW12.3.18 chromosome 7, RBS_HiC_50CHRs, whole genome shotgun sequence:
acacacacactctctctctctcatactcgcgcgcacgcgcacacacacacacacacactctctctctcatactcgcacgtgcacacacacacactctctctctctctctcatactcgcacacgcacacacatatacacacacactctctctcatactcgcacgcgcacacacacacacacacacacactctctctcatactcacacgcgcgcacacacacacacactctctctctctctcatactcgcactcgcacacacatatacacacacactctctctcatactcgcacgcgcacacacacacacacacacacacacactctctctcatactgcacgcacgcacacacacacacactctctctctcatactcgcacacgcacacacatatacacacacactctctctcatactcGCACGCGCTCTCatactcacacacgcgcacacacacacacacacactcgcacacgctCTCATactcacgcacgcgcacacacacacacacactctcatactcgcacgcacgcacgcacacacacacacacactctctctctctcatactcgcgcacacacacatacacacacacacacactctctctctcatactcgcacacacacatacacacacacacacactctctctcatgcacgcacgcacgcacgctcatACTCGCACGCTCTtatactcacgcacacacacacacacacacacacacactctctcatactcgcacacacacacactcgcacacgctCTCatactcacacgcgcacacacacacacacacacacacacactctcgctcatactcgcacacacacacactctctctctcatactcgcgcgcacacacacacacacacacacactcgcacgctgTCATACTCGCACGCGCAGGCTCTcatactcacgcacacacacacacacacacactcgctcatactcgcgcacacacacacacacacgtgcacgctgTCATACTCGCACGCGCACGCTCTCATActcgcgcgcgcgcacgcacacacacacacacacacacacacacacacacacacacacacacacacacacacacacacacacacacacacacactctctctctcatattcgcacacacacacacacacacacacacaaacactctctcatactcgcgcgcacacacaatcGCACAGGTTGAGTGCTGCACAGTTCAGAGTATGATTGCCGTTCTCAGGAAGTGACAAAACACCCGATCTTCTACTTAAATTCACGAGTGACAGATACGGAGGGGGACACAGGATTGGACAAGACAAATGTCTAATAAATCAAATGTGTGTCTGTGGCGGTGGGTTGTGATTGAGAGGGTTGGGTTCTCTCAGGGGTATTTCTATATTCCCACACCCCCCCTCCAATCTGCTATTTATGGCACCAGACATGGAGACCCTCTGTGAAGGTcacactgaacacaaaagaaCCAAAACCCCACACAAACCTAAAACGTTCTCAAAGACTACTCGACAGTCACATCGCCACTGACAGGCCACACATCTTTAGTCAACAAATCTTGGGGTCGATTCTTCCATAAGCGCCCAATAATGCAGCTGAAGTTGGCAGCTCACCGGGATTTCAAACACAACTATCATGCTTTATTTCTAGGAGAAGCAGCTAATAACTTCCTGTCGAATTATTTCACTCCACCCgctggtgtgtggtgagattTGAGAGGGTTCGGAGGATAAAGTTGACCTGAGGTTGGATTTCTTCAGCTTGAGTGTAAATCCACTTTGGCACGCCAGCACCTTCAAACTGCTAAATAGCTGAGAAATAAAAGCCAATCTTGCCGCTGCGCTCTGCCAACAGGCACCAGCAAACGGCCGAGAGACAGTGAGAGTGAAGCTGTGTGTCTAGACTAGTTTTACACTCACCTGGCACACTGCCAGTCTGGTTAAttattaactcacacacacagacaggaaCTGTTAATGGATACAAATATAGCCGCCGCTCGCTGATATGTGTCTATAGTGTTTGAATGGAGAGCGCAGGGTGAGTGAGAGACTGATAAACACAACTAAAGATAAATAACTAAAGAGTCTGAATGGTGTTTCTATGAATAGATCGTACATATCTACTGTATGACTATATTTGATATTTGACAGTGTGACAGTTTTTTATTCAAGTATTCTTGCATGTATGCAGTTTTAATAAGCTCACATCACTTTAAagattacatggaatatttgttattttctcttaAATATGTATTGTTTAAGCTCATGGGCATGGGAATGCTCTTTCTAAAAGTACAGTAAAAgagtaatattaatattttgctattcacaagaagcatctgctgacgtggaacatgcctcgcaaaaaagtcttagaagacctacgatcaagaattgttgctttgcatgaagctggaaagaGTTAAAATTATCTGGAAGagtttaaatattcatctgtccacagttaaacaaactgtctataaatggagatgatttagtactataggtactctcactagaagtggccgttagatattcatctgtgcacagttagacaaactgtctataaatggagatgatttagtactataggtactctcactagaagtggccgttagatattcatctgtccacagttagacaaactgtctataaatggagatgatttagtactataggtactctcactagaagtggccgttagatattcatctgtccacagttagacaaactgtctataaatggagatgatttagtactataggtactctcactagaagtggccgttagatattcatctgtccacagttagacaaactgtctataaatggagatgatttagtactataggtactctctctagaagtggccgttagatattcatctgtccacagttagacaaactgtctataaatggagatgatttagtactataggtactctctctagaagtggccgttagatattcatctgtccacattagacaaactgtctataaatggagatgatttagtactataggtactctctctataagtggccgttagatattcatctgttcacagttagacaaactgtctataaatggagatgatttagtactataggtactctctctagaagtgaccgttagatattcatctgtccacagttagacaaactgtctataaatggagatgatttagtactataggtactctctctagaagtgaccgttagatattcatctgtccacagttagacaaactgtctataaatggaggtgatttagtactataggtactctctctagaagtggccgtccagtcaagatAACTCAAAGGAACACCGCAGAATGATCATTGAGGTAATAAAGAACACTGATTTTCCAGTGCAGTTTACCGCCGCCTCAATGTGGGCGGGATTATAaactgatcgtcatagttacgccgcctctactgccgtgacatcttaAACGTTACACAAAACGATAAAtaataacacgagcgctagctgttagcggttagctcattgtgctgcataaagcagttgttcatggtgattttacacaagtgtaacagttaaattggttgtttaagaagcttccagtagctgctcaactaaataaagtgaagctttcaagcagaatataaagttaacgtaacaaaacgtcccatcctccatcgtggatgaGTCCAGCGCACTCTCCGTCCCATTGCTCCCATTtgatcgaaccacttccacttttcagTGTTTGTTGAacttttcccttcactgttggACGGTCCGGAGGTATCAGTGTGCGAccgacagctgagacacttcctgaaagactttttagttttgcgttgtttcgttcgtcgctaatgagaggaacatctgcacctcgtttattgaccacgtcgtggttttgtgcacagccatgtcttttcacaattcgaaagtggCGTGAACAaacgatactgctatcgctgatgctaactttaaaactagcgggtcgATGTCGCGTGTCGCAAATCTAGTGAcgttggtagtgacgattctctccgaccaatcagtgatctccAGGAttatgacatcacatttagtatcggctcgcctCACTTGGAACtttgaccgaggtggtactaaaaaaaaagtaCCTGGTACCAGATACTATCCACAGCGGGAACCCCCCaataaagcaagcagagtcgagctgtaccgtgcagtggaaaagacaCAATATACCGTATATTGATAAATAGGTTTACAGTAATATGCCAGAGGGAAAAGTCACTTCCGAAATGTAGTTCCTTCCAGAAAGTCGCTCTTGGAGAGTACCCGAACTCTAGGTAGGAACATGATTTTGTTGGCACGTAAAAACAAACAGTGTTTGGTGCTTAACATGTCTCAGACGGCACTTTCGCATGCAAACCAGCGATTCTTAGCACCGTCACACCTTCAAAAACATATCGGCCAAACAACGCTCACGTCTCGCCTGCAGTCACAACACTGGGATCTTGTGCGGAATGACGTGAAGTCCAACATCGGCCAGTTTCTTCTCCAGAATGTTCATTACAGCACACCAGCAACAGTCAGAAGTGATGTGCATTGAGTCGACTCAAATGAACACTAGAATGACAGCAAGATGGGAACTCCACTGGAGTTAGCATGAGCATTTCCCAGTCTGAATGAAGCTAGTGTACAAGTCACAACACGCACAAGATGGTATTTCACAGAAGAGCTGGATGATCGTTCCGGGTGACAGAGCTGTGAGACGGGTGATGTCACCACAATGGCGGCGGAGCGGAGACAAAACATTGTGATGGAGGTGAGTCAAACTCAGCCTTGCAATTAGCAGCAAGACCACCGCAGAGAGGAAGTTATTATAAGACGTGAGTAACTGACAGGATCTTCAACCACTGACAGAGTTCCAGCTGTGACACCATCTGATAACAGATTCATTATCAAATGTGATTTCGGTTTTATAATTGCCATGTTTTTGCAAACCCATATGCAGTTGTGAACTTAAGAATATAGTACAAGCAAAGAGAATGAGGACTGGGCCTGTCAATCTCTCAAATCGGCAACAAAAAATATATGGGCTACAAAATTAACATCTTTATGCTTCAGGCACCATCAGTTCTCTTGTGAACAAATGTCATGCCGTCAAACctgcaccatatttgatttgagaccCGCAGGGCaggtgaagattatcagtgaataactactTAAAATTTGGATCGGTTATGCACACAAATCTATCGTGTGATTTAGAAGATTTCAAATGTAGCGCACAAATTGTGCGGACTGCTTTAATTGGGGCCCTATGATTTCCCAGACGGAATTAACTATAAAATGCGGAATGTcacagaatttgacatatttagGATGAAATTAATGTACAAATGCACAATTAAATCACATTAATCCACATCATTAATATCACtttcttcactttgaagcacaCAGCACACGCAGActatttatacagtatttatatgatTACATCACAGCCTTGTGCactgtaatgataataataataacattatatttaaacaatatctcaAGCAAGAGTTTCATCACTGCCTTCATTAATACTCTGAT
Proteins encoded in this window:
- the LOC127646788 gene encoding uncharacterized protein LOC127646788, which encodes MCVCVLEAGGQCLFPAAMNCPLFCSLDILHKNIQHTHTHTLTHTFSHTRAHTYTHTLSLILARAHTHTHSLSLSYSHTHTHIHTHSLSYSRTHTHTHTHTLSHTRTRTHTHTLSLSHTHTRTHIYTHTLSHTRARAHTHTHTHSLSYSHARTHTHTLSLSYSHTHTHIHTHSLSYSRTRTHTHTHTLSHTRTRTHTHTHSLSLILAHARTHTHTLSLILARAHTHTHTLSLSHTRTRTHTLSLSHTRAHAHTHTHTLSLSYSHVHTHTLSLSLSYSHTHTHIHTHSLSYSHAHTHTHTHTLSHTHTRAHTHTLSLSLILALAHTYTHTLSLILARAHTHTHTHTLSLILHARTHTHTLSLILAHAHTYTHTLSLILARALILTHAHTHTHTLAHALILTHAHTHTHTLILARTHAHTHTHSLSLILAHTHIHTHTHSLSHTRTHTYTHTHTLSHARTHARSYSHALILTHTHTHTHTHSLILAHTHTRTRSHTHTRTHTHTHTHTLAHTRTHTHSLSHTRAHTHTHTHTRTLSYSHAQALILTHTHTHTHSLILAHTHTHTCTLSYSHAHALILARAHAHTHTHTHTHTHTHTHTHTHTHTHTHSLSHIRTHTHTHTHKHSLILARTHNRTG